The following coding sequences are from one Odontesthes bonariensis isolate fOdoBon6 chromosome 10, fOdoBon6.hap1, whole genome shotgun sequence window:
- the LOC142390396 gene encoding uncharacterized protein LOC142390396, translating into MGTMSNKEVQGFDGENTVHPTNIRLKSNKRAWKTTRKIKLAWIHDSRQVRKRSGGGTRVLDMNKNATKTEILSQAKKLFFPNEKSTMGKWEEFSHDIVDFQEAQLDEDVSVGDYYEKHKLGLLRFYLFTKTLTSADDPEEGADIQTDEQHENTAESGQETHTMEGEQLTQKRHNSENQMHTVEDDELSTATMSAVVSTAAVQIIDLTSLCNTSEVIFGPLTGGPFLGDLDDTLIHEPILAIEDEQINTPTYTSTPIDTETASARPPSPANELLHVTVRLHRVTLLDELIAQFKDEAMMTYSVKYSFIDEMGADADGVSRDVYAAFWTEFLDCAAEGADVRVPSLSPKWQEEEWKSVGRILAKGLKDHGYFPFRLAQAFTAAVTFGEHSVSPDLLFDSLMLYLSQSERDLLSTALQEAVVGDDEEELLDLMDRMGVRTVPTQDNLRAVLVQVAHKQMIQHPAIKEVAGPILRKFFPSVQDMKKLYEDIKPTTRKVIKMITASPATSAENQSLQFLHQYIRGLDEIGSGS; encoded by the coding sequence atgggcaCAATGAGCAACAAAGAAGTTCAAGGTTTTGATGGGGAGAATACAGTGCATCCAACAAACATACGTCTAAAAAGTAATAAGAGAGCCTGGAAGACAaccagaaaaataaaactagCGTGGATACATGACAGCAGACAAGTCAGAAAACGCAGTGGTGGAGGAACCAGAGTTCTTGACATGAACAAGAATGCCACGAAAACTGAGATTCTGTCACAAGCTAAGAAACTATTTTTCCCTAATGAAAAGTCAACAATGGGAAAGTGGGAAGAGTTCAGTCATGATATAGTTGACTTTCAGGAAGCACAACTTGATGAGGATGTTAGTGTGGGAGACTACTACGAGAAACACAAATTGGGTTTGTTAAGATTTTATTTGTTCACAAAGACCCTGACCAGTGCAGATGACCCAGAGGAAGGAGCTGACATACAGACAGATGAGCAACATGAAAACACAGCAGAATCTGGACAAGAGACGCACACAATGGAAGGGGAACAGCTGACACAGAAAAGACATAACAGTGAAAATCAAATGCACACAGTCGAAGATGATGAGCTAAGCACTGCCACAATGTCAGCTGTTGTCTCTACTGCAGCTGTTCAGATTATTGATCTTACATCTTTGTGTAATACATCAGAGGTCATTTTTGGTCCTTTGACAGGTGGGCCGTTTTTAGGTGATCTTGATGATACACTCATACATGAGCCAATCCTTGCAATAGAAGATGAACAAATAAACACCCCCACCTACACCTCAACTCCTATTGATACTGAGACAGCTTCTGCTAGACCACCAAGTCCTGCCAATGAACTTTTGCATGTGACTGTGAGACTTCACAGAGTGACTCTCTTAGATGAACTGATTGCCCAATTCAAGGATGAAGCAATGATGACTTACTCTGTGAAATACAGCTTCATTGATGAAATGGGGGCAGATGCTGATGGTGTATCCAGGGATGTTTACGCTGCCTTCTGGACAGAATTCCTAGACTGTGCAGCAGAAGGTGCAGATGTGAGGGTGCCATCACTCTCCCCAAAATGGCAAGAGGAGGAATGGAAGTCTGTTGGCAGGATATTGGCCAAGGGACTGAAGGACCATGGGTATTTTCCATTTCGGCTGGCTCAAGCCTTTACTGCAGCTGTCACATTTGGTGAACACTCTGTTTCACCTGATTTACTCTTTGACTCCCTGATGTTGTATCTTAGTCAGTCTGAGCGTGATCTCTTGTCCACTGCTTTGCAAGAGGCTGTTGTCGGCGATGATGAGGAAGAGCTCCTTGATCTTATGGATCGCATGGGAGTAAGAACAGTACCAACACAAGATAACTTGAGAGCTGTCCTTGTCCAGGTCGCCCACAAGCAAATGATCCAGCATCCAGCAATTAAAGAGGTTGCAGGACCAATACTCAGGAAGTTTTTCCCCAGTGTACAGGATATGAAGAAGCTGTATGAGGACATTAAACCAACAACACGAAAGGTGATAAAGATGATAACAGCTTCTCCAGCTACTTCAGCAGAGAACCAAAGTTTGCAATTTTTACATCAGTACATAAGGGGATTGGATGAAATAGGTTCCGGAAGCTGA